GACTCTGATTCCTGCAGCCCTGGCCGGAATTTATCTATTTGGATGGAGCGCTATCCAGGTCATACTGGTCTCGATCCTGGCGGCCCTCATCACGGAAGCGGGAATGCAAAAGGCGCTCAAACAGAAGATTACCATCATCGATGGAAGTGCGGTCCTGACCGCATTATTACTGGCGATGACCCTTCCTCCTGGTTCACCCTGGTGGATGACCGTGCTAGGTTCTTTCTTCTCGATCGCGATTGGAAAACAGATTTACGGAGGATTGGGATACAATCCTTTTAATCCGGCTCTGGTCGGGAGAGTGGCACTGCTGATCGGATTCCCCCTGCAGATGACGACCTGGGAAAATATTCATCCTTTCCTCTCCGGCGCCGATGTGACCACAGGTGCTACCCCGCTTGGAGTGGTTCAGGTGGCCCGACTTTCCCATAAACCGGTGCCTGATGCGGATACCCATCAATTCTGGAATATGTTTATCGGAAATACGATGGGGAGTCTGGGTGAAACGTCTGACCTCCTTCTTCTTCTGGGGGGAGTTTACCTCTTATATAAACATTACATTACCTGGCATATTCCGGTCTCCATGATCGGGACGGTCGCCGCGTTTAGCGGAATATTCTGGTTGATTGATCCGGCGCACTACGCGAACCCGCTCTTTCATGTGCTATCGGGAGGTCTAATGCTGGGTGCGATCTTTATGGCGACCGATATGGTGACCTGTCCGAATACGCCGAAGGGACAACTGGTGTTTGGTGCCGGATGCGGCCTATTAACCGTGATTATCCGGATGTGGGGCGGATACCCGGAAGGGGTTTCGTTTGCCATCTTACTGATGAATAGCCTGACGCCGATGATTGACCGCTATATTCAACCTCATCTATATGGAGCGAAATAAGGTGGGCGGAATCAATAAACTGGTCATCGCATTAACTGCCGTCTGTATGGGCGCCGCTTTCATTCTCGGAGGGGTTTATGCCTTTACGAAGGACAATATCGCGAAGCAAAAGAGAGAAAAAAAGATCCGCTCGTTAAAATCGGTACTCCCTCCGACGGATAATGAAATTGACAAGGACTTTGTCGAGGTGGATCAGGGAAAAGACGCAAGAGGAAATCCGGTTAAAATCACGCTATACCATGGAACGAAAGAGGGCAAACTGGTTGGAACCGCGTTTTCAGTTGTTGCCCATGACGGGTATACCGGAGATATCGAATTCATGCTGGGGGTGGCTCCTGACAAGTCGATTACGGGAATTGAAATTATATCCCATAAGGAAACACCCGGTCTGGGAGACAAGATTACTAAAGAAAAATGGCGGAATGAGTTTAAAGGGATTGCCCTGGAGACCAAAACCGATAAAGGGAGCCCTTTCCTGGATGTGAAAAAGGATGGGGG
This window of the Nitrospirota bacterium genome carries:
- a CDS encoding RnfABCDGE type electron transport complex subunit D — protein: MVLGIWPHVRTETNVNRIMYTVIATLIPAALAGIYLFGWSAIQVILVSILAALITEAGMQKALKQKITIIDGSAVLTALLLAMTLPPGSPWWMTVLGSFFSIAIGKQIYGGLGYNPFNPALVGRVALLIGFPLQMTTWENIHPFLSGADVTTGATPLGVVQVARLSHKPVPDADTHQFWNMFIGNTMGSLGETSDLLLLLGGVYLLYKHYITWHIPVSMIGTVAAFSGIFWLIDPAHYANPLFHVLSGGLMLGAIFMATDMVTCPNTPKGQLVFGAGCGLLTVIIRMWGGYPEGVSFAILLMNSLTPMIDRYIQPHLYGAK
- a CDS encoding RnfABCDGE type electron transport complex subunit G codes for the protein MERNKVGGINKLVIALTAVCMGAAFILGGVYAFTKDNIAKQKREKKIRSLKSVLPPTDNEIDKDFVEVDQGKDARGNPVKITLYHGTKEGKLVGTAFSVVAHDGYTGDIEFMLGVAPDKSITGIEIISHKETPGLGDKITKEKWRNEFKGIALETKTDKGSPFLDVKKDGGGIDQFSGATISPRAVVKAVREGLKIYQEAASKS